In the Arachis ipaensis cultivar K30076 chromosome B10, Araip1.1, whole genome shotgun sequence genome, one interval contains:
- the LOC107621666 gene encoding uncharacterized protein LOC107621666 — MHSNNSSSAEKSFRIKHDERFFSKLMAKEEGSSSRIFYYGEKSVASVPFTWEAQPGTPKHPLSDSSLLPPLTPPPSFYSNNTPTSGKKKRRSYYSSKRVNDVISTIWLRLSSSKKAHHVSPSSSWSPSSSSSLSSSSWSFAYNNYNSSSSPSFSMRENHNNHGNNEGISSVSFSHSSSSSRSIPTATIKSSSTLKHNKCARGGFLIRGCYAFWNMKNATTV, encoded by the coding sequence atgcATTCAAATAATTCGTCATCAGCTGAAAAGTCCTTTAGAATAAAGCATGATGAAAGGTTCTTCTCAAAGCTTATGGCCAAAGAAGAAGGTTCTTCATCAAGAATTTTCTACTATGGAGAAAAATCAGTGGCTTCAGTTCCATTCACGTGGGAGGCACAACCTGGAACACCTAAACACCCTTTGTCTGATTCTTCTTTGTTGCCACCACTTACACCTCCACCCTCTTTTTATTCCAATAATACCCCTACTAGTggcaagaagaagaggaggagctACTACTCATCAAAGAGGGTCAATGATGTCATTTCAACTATTTGGTTAAGACTATCATCAAGTAAGAAAGCTCATCATGTGTCACCATCTTCATCTTGGTcaccatcatcttcttcttcattgtcttcttcttcttggtcatttgcatataataattataattcaTCATCTTCCCCTTCATTTTCCATGAGAGAAAATCATAATAATCATGGTAATAATGAGGGAATTAGTAGCGTCTCCTTCTcacactcatcatcatcatcaaggtcTATTCCTACTGCTACTATTAAATCTTCTTCTACTTTGAAGCATAATAAATGTGCACGTGGTGGTTTTCTTATTAGAGGGTGCTACGCTTTTTGGAACATGAAGAATGCAACTACCGTGTAA